In Vidua chalybeata isolate OUT-0048 chromosome 9, bVidCha1 merged haplotype, whole genome shotgun sequence, a genomic segment contains:
- the TMEM61 gene encoding transmembrane protein 61 produces the protein MAAASFRYGLTITGAVLLVTGTLCFAWWSDGEVGSGSGARLLPPREAEAVPSSSSSSALLRSVSFFCCGIGGILLIFGLLWSVKANARVVSRRYQYHFPRDLQYFTAEPPEKWNCSTWDTSAIPTYEEALTCRPAHAAPAYVQPPGRKEELTPPLYRYLEEDESWQGGRRRSSSDSALFRPSPSWLDAAQPQEPQATPPPSYENISVRGL, from the exons ATGGCAGCCGCCTCTTTCCGCTACGGCCTGACCATCACGGGGGCCGTGCTGCTGGTGACGGGCACGCTGTGCTTCGCCTGGTGGAGTGACGGCGAGGTGGGCTCCGGCAGCGGGGCTCGCCTCCTGCCTCCCCGGGAAGCCGAGGCcgtccccagctcctcctcctccagcgcCCTGCTCCGCTCCgtcagcttcttctgctgcgGCATCGGCGGCATCCTGCTCATCTTCGGCCTCCTGTGGTCCGTGAAGGCCAACGCCAGGGTGGTGTCCCGGCGCTACCAGTACCATTTCCCCAGGGACCTGCAGTACTTCACGGCGGAGCCTCCGGAGAAGTGGAACTGCAG CACCTGGGACACCAGTGCCATCCCCACCTATGAAGAAGCCCTGACCTGCAGACCTGCCCACGCTGCCCCGGCCTATGTGCAGCCGCcggggaggaaggaggagctCACGCCGCCCCTGTACCGCTACCTGGAGGAGGACGAGAGCTGGCAGGGCGGCCGCCGGCGCAGCTCCTCCGACAGCGCCTTGTTCCGCCCCAGCCCGTCCTGGCTGGACGcggcacagccccaggagccgCAGGCAACGCCTCCCCCCAGCTATGAGAACATCAGCGTCCGGGGGCTCTGA
- the DHCR24 gene encoding delta(24)-sterol reductase: MERERAVGVMSALWSVGAGLLLLLLWVRHRGLEAVLVHHRWVFVCFFLMPLSILFDIYYHLRAWAVWRLHSAPRLHAQRVRHIQEQVREWKKEGSKRYMCTGRPGWLTVSLRVGKYKKTHKNIMINLMDVLEVDSERQVVRVEPLVSMGQLTAYLNPMGWTIPVVPELDDLTVGGLIMGTGIESSSHIYGLFQHTCVAYELVLADGSLVRCSPTENSDLFYAVPWSCGTLGFLVAAEIKMIPAKKYVKIHYKPVRGLQKICEKFTEESKKKENSFVEGLMYSLDEAVIMTGVLTDEAEQSKINRIGNYYKPWFFKHVEKYLKADRTGVEYIPSRHYYHRHTRSIFWELQDIIPFGNNPVFRYLFGWMVPPKISLLKLTQGEAIRKLYEQHHVVQDMLVPMKSLEKSIQTFHVDLNVYPIWLCPFILPNNPGMVHPKGNETELYVDIGAYGEPKSKQFEARASMRQMEKFVRSVHGFQMLYADCYMTREEFWDMFDGSLYHKLREEMNCKDAFPEVYDKICKAARH; encoded by the exons ATGGAGCGCGAGCGGGCGGTGGGCGTCATGTCGGCGCTGTGGTCGGTGGGCgcggggctgctgctcctgctgctctgggtgcGGCACCGCGGGCTGGAGGCCGTGCTGGTGCACCACCGCTGGGTCTTCGTCTGCTTCTTCCTCATGCCGCTCTCCATCCTCTTCGACATCTACTACCATCTGCGCGCATGGGCCGTCTGGCGCCTCCACAGCGCCCCGCGGCTGCACGCCCAGCGCGTCCGGCACATCCAAGAGCAG GTCCGGGAATGGAAGAAGGAAGGCAGCAAGAGGTACATGTGCACGGGCCGGCCCGGCTGGCTGACGGTGTCACTCCGTGTTGGGAAGTACAAGAAGACTCACAAGAACATCATGATCAATTTAATGGATGTTCTGGAAGTAGACAGTGAAAGACAG gTTGTTCGTGTGGAGCCTTTGGTGTCCATGGGCCAGCTGACTGCATACCTGAATCCCATGGGCTGGACTATTCCTGTGGTACCAGAGCTTGATGATCTCACAGTAG GTGGCCTGATCATGGGAACTGGCATTGAGTCTTCATCCCATATCTATGGACTTTTTCAGCACACCTGTGTGGCCTATGAACTTGTTCTTGCTGATGGAAGCCTTGTGAGATGTTCACCA ACTGAAAACTCAGACCTATTTTATGCAGTGCCTTGGTCTTGTGGTACTCTGGGTTTCCTGGttgcagcagaaataaaaatgattcCTGCCAAGAAATATGTCAAAATACATTACAAGCCAGTAAGAGGACTGCAGAAGATTTGTGAGAAGTTCACTGAAGAGTCTAAGAAAAAGGAGAATAGTTTTGTGGAAGGCCTTATGTATTCCTTGGACGAGGCAGTCATCATGACAGGAGTCTTGACTGATGAAGCTGAGCAAAGCAAG ATAAACAGAATTGGCAACTACTACAAGCCGTGGTTCTTTAAGCATGTGGAGAAGTATTTGAAAGCTGACAGGACTGGAGTGGAATACATTCCTTCCCGACATTATTATCACAGACATACTCGCAGTATCTTCTGGGAGCTCCAA GATATCATTCCTTTTGGCAATAACCCCGTGTTCCGTTACCTGTTTGGCTGGATGGTCCCCCCAAAAATCTCTCTGTTGAAGCTCACCCAAGGAGAAGCCATTCGGAAGCTGTACGAGCAGCACCACGTTGTGCAGGACATGCTGGTGCCAATGAAGAGCCTTGAAAAATCAATCCAGACCTTCCACGTTGACCTGAAT GTGTACCCTATTTGGTTATGTCCTTTCATATTGCCCAACAATCCTGGTATGGTCCATCCCAAAGGAAATGAAACCGAGCTCTACGTGGATATAGGAGCTTATGGAGAGCCCAAAAGCAAACAGTTTGAAGCCAGGGCCTCAATGAGGCAAATGGAAAAGTTTGTAAGAAGTGTGCACGG tTTCCAGATGCTGTATGCAGATTGTTACATGACCCGTGAGGAGTTCTGGGATATGTTTGATGGCTCGTTGTACCACAAGCTGAGGGAGGAGATGAATTGCAAGGATGCCTTTCCAGAAGTGTATGACAAAATCTGCAAAGCTGCAAGGCACTGA
- the PARS2 gene encoding probable proline--tRNA ligase, mitochondrial, translated as MQALLRSCRLPALGARQRGTRARHGGAPGRARRLLLSQLFQPLALPVGGQAGSEGRPGEPTCRSQRLMLQGGLIHPTSPGCYCYLPPTVRAMEKLIKVMDEEMRAVGGQKLNLPSLCSAELWRASGRWDQMGPELFRLVDRHDHDYCLGPTHEEVVTALVASQSGLSYKQLPLRLYQVTRKFRDEPKPRFGLLRSREFYMKDMYTFDSSEEAARRTYEQVCAAYCRLFTRLGLPFVKVEAATGSIGGSTSHEFQLPADVGEDRLLLCPQGHFAANVETLNGEQTSCPACGEKLAETRGIEVGHTFYLGTKYSSVANAVFSSAENKPQLAEMGCYGLGVTRILAASIEVLSTEDSIRWPSLIAPYQLCFIPPKRGSKEEEEGAALLERVYNELAEALPHLAGDSVLDDRSQLTIGKRLKDAKRLGYPYVVVAGKRVCEDPPVFEVWNQNASEVLFLTKEGVIELLSKVQVP; from the coding sequence ATGCAGGCCTTGCTGAGGAGCTGCCGTCTCCCGGCGCTGGGCGCCCGTCAGCGCGGGACCAGGGCCCGGCACGGTGGCGCCCCGGGCAGGGCCAGGCGCCTGCTGCTCTCGCAGCTCTTCCAGCCGCTGGCCCTGCCCGTGGGCGGCCAGGCGGGCTCCGAGGGCCGGCCCGGGGAGCCCACCTGCCGCAGCCAGCGGCTGATGCTCCAGGGGGGGCTCATCCATCCCACCAGCCCCGGCTGCTACTGCTACCTGCCGCCCACCGTCCGCGCCATGGAGAAGCTGATCAAGGTGATGGACGAGGAGATGCGGGCCGTGGGTGGGCAGAAGCTGAacctgcccagcctgtgctcgGCGGAGCTGTGGCGCGCCAGCGGCCGCTGGGACCAGATGGGGCCGGAGCTCTTCCGGCTGGTGGATCGGCACGACCACGATTACTGCCTGGGCCCCACGCACGAGGAGGTGGTGACGGCGCTGGTGGCCTCGCAGAGCGGGCTGTCCTACAAGCAGCTCCCGCTGCGCCTCTACCAGGTCACCAGGAAGTTCCGAGACGAGCCCAAGCCCCGCTTCGGCTTGCTGCGCAGCCGGGAGTTCTACATGAAGGACATGTACACCTTCGACAGCTCCGAGGAGGCGGCTCGGCGCACCTACGAGCAGGTGTGCGCTGCCTACTGCCGCCTCTTCACCCGCCTGGGCCTGCCCTTCGTCAAGGTGGAGGCGGCCACGGGCAGCATCGGCGGCAGCACGTCCCACGAgttccagctgccagcagacGTCGGCGaggacaggctgctgctgtgccctcagGGGCACTTCGCGGCCAACGTGGAGACGCTAAACGGGGAGCAAACCTCGTGCCCCGCGTGCGGGGAGAAACTCGCCGAGACCAGAGGCATCGAGGTGGGGCACACGTTTTACCTGGGCACCAAGTACTCCTCCGTCGCCAACGCCGTCTTCTCCTCCGCCGAGAACAAACCCCAGCTGGCAGAAATGGGCTGCTACGGCCTGGGCGTCACTCGCATCCTGGCGGCCTCCATCGAGGTGCTCTCCACCGAGGACAGCATCCGCTGGCCGAGCCTCATCGCGCCCTACCAGCTCTGCTTCATCCCCCCCAAGAGGGgcagcaaggaggaggaggagggcgcGGCGCTGCTGGAGCGGGTGTACAATGAGCTGGCCGAAGCGCTGCCCCACCTCGCTGGCGACTCGGTGCTGGACGACCGGAGCCAGCTGACCATCGGCAAAAGGCTGAAGGATGCCAAAAGGCTGGGCTATCCCTACGTGGTGGTGGCTGGGAAGAGGGTCTGCGAGGACCCCCCGGTCTTTGAGGTTTGGAATCAGAATGCCAGCGAGGTTTTGTTCCTCACCAAAGAAGGCGTCATAGAGCTGCTGAGTAAAGTGCAAGTCCCTTAA